In one window of Candidatus Lernaella stagnicola DNA:
- a CDS encoding C1 family peptidase has protein sequence MFRRVTLVFVILLMIAVWATGAAADDDLEKVRRAITENNAAWKAAEAFFHPDEFGSHLGINKPLELDLLEPKIDPPLDIPTNFDWRDQSAVTNVRSQGQCGSCWAFAAVGALESAAIREGGYPRSIDLSEQYLVSDCYSQYDCNGSYSVWEPAQFLVTQGTVDEACMPYVAHNSACDRCGNWSSRLYTANSRGTVSQNVESIKQALYQHGPLITAMDVYSDFNYYDEGVYSQSWGSYEGGHAILIVGYNDSGQYFTCKNSWGSYWGESGYFRIAYSQVNGSVSFGQDTQWLSFDEGGTQPTGHAPTIDYLRYYDDDDELVYPPVYVTPAQSATLSIAFDYDDSDGNLDGGMLYAELDGDTYTLGPLTDMGASGALGFYFDFEMTTGGHDGNLYVVDTAGNESNVLPFEFTVQTNPQPCAGNTAPHIQSTHYFVESIELQTPLEVQPGVMLEIRFEYEDDQCNLPGGDLMIDAGGGWQNLGPNPFYLGCSTDDSGLYWGFYFDLEDASPGSYAFEAYFTDICGSASNHVDGVFSVSGAGDDDDDDNDDDNDDNDDNDASDDDDDASDDDDASDDDDAGGNNKPNQSSGERDDEEDGGGCGL, from the coding sequence ATGTTTCGAAGGGTTACGTTGGTTTTTGTTATTTTGCTGATGATTGCCGTGTGGGCGACCGGCGCCGCGGCGGACGACGACCTCGAAAAGGTTCGCCGGGCCATCACGGAGAACAACGCCGCGTGGAAGGCCGCCGAGGCGTTTTTCCATCCCGATGAATTTGGGTCCCATCTGGGCATCAACAAGCCGCTGGAACTCGATTTGCTCGAACCGAAGATCGATCCGCCCCTGGACATCCCCACGAATTTCGATTGGCGCGACCAAAGCGCGGTGACCAACGTGCGCTCGCAGGGCCAGTGCGGTTCGTGCTGGGCGTTTGCGGCGGTCGGTGCGTTGGAGTCGGCGGCGATCCGCGAGGGCGGCTATCCGCGCAGCATCGACTTGTCCGAGCAGTACCTGGTGAGCGATTGCTACTCGCAATACGACTGCAACGGTTCGTACTCGGTGTGGGAGCCGGCGCAATTCCTGGTGACGCAGGGCACCGTCGACGAAGCCTGCATGCCCTACGTGGCGCATAACTCTGCATGCGACCGCTGCGGCAATTGGTCGAGCCGCTTGTACACCGCCAACAGCCGCGGCACGGTTTCGCAGAACGTCGAATCGATCAAGCAGGCCCTGTATCAGCACGGCCCGCTGATCACCGCGATGGACGTGTACTCCGATTTCAACTACTACGACGAGGGCGTGTATTCCCAATCCTGGGGCAGCTACGAGGGCGGGCACGCGATCCTGATCGTCGGCTACAACGACAGCGGCCAGTACTTCACCTGCAAAAATTCTTGGGGTTCCTACTGGGGCGAAAGCGGCTACTTCCGCATCGCTTACAGCCAGGTCAACGGGTCGGTCAGTTTCGGGCAGGATACGCAGTGGCTCAGCTTCGACGAGGGCGGCACGCAGCCGACCGGCCATGCGCCGACCATCGACTACCTGCGTTACTACGACGATGACGACGAATTGGTCTACCCGCCGGTGTACGTCACCCCCGCGCAGTCGGCGACGTTGTCGATCGCCTTTGATTATGACGACTCGGACGGCAACCTGGACGGCGGCATGCTCTACGCCGAACTCGACGGCGACACCTACACGCTCGGCCCGCTGACCGATATGGGCGCGTCGGGCGCGCTGGGCTTCTACTTCGACTTCGAAATGACGACGGGCGGGCACGACGGCAATTTGTACGTCGTGGACACCGCGGGCAACGAAAGCAATGTGCTGCCCTTCGAATTCACGGTGCAGACCAATCCGCAGCCCTGCGCGGGCAACACCGCGCCGCATATCCAATCGACGCATTACTTCGTGGAGTCCATCGAACTGCAGACGCCGTTGGAAGTGCAGCCCGGCGTGATGCTGGAAATCCGCTTCGAATACGAAGACGACCAGTGCAACCTGCCCGGCGGCGACCTGATGATCGACGCGGGCGGCGGCTGGCAGAATCTGGGCCCCAACCCCTTCTACCTGGGCTGCAGCACCGACGATTCCGGCCTCTATTGGGGTTTCTACTTCGACCTGGAAGACGCGTCGCCGGGCTCCTACGCGTTCGAGGCGTACTTCACCGATATCTGCGGCTCGGCCTCGAATCACGTTGACGGCGTCTTCTCGGTTTCCGGCGCGGGCGACGACGACGATGACGACAACGACGATGACAACGACGACAACGATGACAACGACGCCTCCGACGACGACGATGACGCCTCCGACGATGACGACGCTTCGGACGACGACGACGCCGGCGGCAACAACAAACCCAACCAAAGCAGCGGTGAACGCGATGATGAAGAAGACGGCGGCGGCTGCGGTCTCTAG
- a CDS encoding ATP-binding protein — translation MIVTIASGKGGTGKTTLATGLAALLGGGVTFADADVEAPNGHLFLHPEVSETRPLRVPVVRVDEQVCTYCGICRDRCRFNAIAVLPKSVIVFDELCKGCGGCLLACPEHAIYEEKRPVGELLFGHAGDVRFVGGRLNVGEAMSPPLIDAVRAATAADETVIVDAPPGTSCSVVAATRDSDFCILVTEPTPFGLHDLKLAVTLVRRLRLPFGVVINRVGIGDERVHDYCRKEGIDLLGEINDDRRIAVAYARGEVPSVAIPEVGETVRGIWEAVMEKVGGER, via the coding sequence ATGATTGTCACCATCGCCTCCGGCAAGGGCGGCACCGGCAAGACGACGCTCGCCACCGGGCTGGCCGCTTTGCTGGGGGGCGGGGTCACCTTCGCCGACGCCGACGTCGAGGCCCCGAACGGTCATTTGTTTTTGCATCCGGAAGTAAGCGAGACGCGGCCTCTGCGGGTGCCGGTCGTTCGGGTGGACGAGCAAGTGTGCACGTACTGCGGCATTTGTCGCGATCGTTGCCGCTTCAACGCCATCGCCGTGCTGCCCAAGTCGGTCATCGTGTTTGACGAATTGTGCAAGGGATGCGGCGGTTGTCTGTTGGCTTGTCCCGAACACGCCATCTACGAAGAGAAGCGCCCCGTGGGAGAATTGCTGTTCGGCCACGCCGGTGACGTGCGTTTCGTGGGCGGCCGCCTGAACGTCGGCGAAGCAATGAGCCCGCCCTTGATCGACGCGGTGCGCGCCGCCACGGCGGCCGATGAGACGGTTATCGTCGACGCGCCGCCGGGTACGTCGTGTTCGGTGGTGGCGGCCACGCGCGACAGCGATTTCTGCATCTTGGTGACCGAGCCCACGCCCTTCGGTTTGCATGATCTGAAACTCGCCGTGACCTTGGTTCGCCGTTTGCGTCTGCCTTTCGGCGTGGTGATCAACCGCGTGGGCATCGGCGACGAACGCGTGCACGATTATTGTCGCAAGGAAGGCATCGATTTGCTTGGCGAGATCAACGACGACCGGCGCATCGCGGTCGCCTATGCTCGCGGCGAAGTGCCCTCCGTGGCCATTCCCGAGGTCGGGGAAACGGTTCGCGGAATATGGGAAGCGGTGATGGAGAAAGTCGGAGGTGAGCGATGA
- a CDS encoding SDR family oxidoreductase — protein sequence MEKKLADRVAIVTGASRGIGAHIATRLAAEGAKVVLASRKAEALETVAATIKEAGGEALSVATHIGKVEQIQALVDATLSAYGRVDILVNNAATNPVFGPVMFCEEPALMKVFQVNVFGPFLLAKACLEPMQKAGYGKIVNLTSTAAFQYAPMLGVYGMSKAALQMMTQTLAAEWGHFGIRVNGVAPGLVKTDFSAALWNSEEILKGALERQAIKELMEPKDVVGAVAFLAGPESDFVTGHTMVVDAGGSI from the coding sequence ATGGAGAAAAAGCTCGCGGATCGTGTCGCGATAGTCACCGGCGCCAGCCGTGGTATCGGTGCCCACATCGCCACCCGCCTCGCCGCCGAAGGCGCCAAGGTCGTGCTGGCGTCGCGGAAAGCCGAAGCCCTGGAAACGGTGGCCGCCACGATCAAAGAAGCCGGTGGCGAAGCCCTTTCCGTGGCGACTCACATCGGCAAGGTCGAGCAAATCCAAGCCTTGGTCGACGCCACGCTGAGCGCTTACGGCCGGGTGGATATCCTAGTCAACAATGCGGCAACCAACCCCGTGTTCGGCCCGGTGATGTTCTGCGAAGAGCCCGCTCTGATGAAAGTCTTCCAAGTCAACGTATTCGGGCCCTTCTTGCTGGCCAAGGCGTGCCTGGAACCGATGCAAAAGGCCGGCTACGGCAAAATTGTCAACCTGACGAGCACCGCCGCGTTCCAATACGCCCCCATGCTGGGCGTGTACGGTATGAGCAAAGCCGCGCTGCAAATGATGACGCAAACCCTCGCCGCCGAGTGGGGCCATTTCGGCATTCGCGTCAACGGTGTCGCGCCCGGCCTAGTCAAAACCGATTTTTCCGCGGCCCTGTGGAATTCGGAGGAAATCCTCAAAGGCGCGCTCGAGCGCCAGGCCATCAAGGAATTGATGGAACCCAAGGACGTGGTCGGCGCGGTGGCTTTCCTGGCAGGTCCGGAATCCGATTTCGTCACCGGCCACACGATGGTCGTCGACGCGGGCGGCAGCATCTGA
- a CDS encoding tetratricopeptide repeat protein has product MKKFLVAGIVLLLLVGAAAVVAHLVAKGFSTRWDGDSAATDDDPSLPPQGPADPDAELIRSAFQELLTHGAYAAYKWEDRLRRACESNITDACAVDAYAKQYMGDWETAYDVLTVKTDPAKDPMAANIMARHYQNRGKRYDEALRLYEFACEGGVAVGCSNAGWMYAKAYGVVQNDARAEALYRRACDDGEFYGCNNLGWMYANGRIGEKDVVQGAAFYRRACEKGSGRACTNLGILLRDNAALNPKQNEVRDAFERGCGLHNSSGCNELGRMFENGEGVGEDFEKARRYYAAACDEGEAVGCTNLGYLYSQGKGVAVDAKKAAFLYEEGCDDGSDLACNNLGWLCREGRGVEQDFKRAYKLFVEACANDLALACANLGLLFEHGQGIDRDVAKAINLYLHACEKGNDYGCDQLKGAHARGLIASMDAEDAQRAYRKLCQLGETNACGKVK; this is encoded by the coding sequence ATGAAGAAATTCCTGGTGGCCGGAATTGTGTTGCTGCTTTTGGTCGGGGCTGCGGCCGTTGTCGCGCATCTCGTCGCCAAGGGATTCAGCACGCGCTGGGACGGTGACTCCGCCGCGACCGACGACGACCCATCCCTGCCGCCGCAAGGCCCGGCCGACCCCGATGCGGAACTGATCCGGTCCGCCTTCCAGGAGTTACTCACCCACGGCGCCTACGCGGCGTACAAATGGGAAGACCGCCTGCGCCGTGCCTGCGAATCGAACATCACCGACGCTTGCGCCGTGGACGCGTACGCCAAGCAGTACATGGGCGATTGGGAAACCGCTTACGATGTGCTCACCGTGAAAACCGACCCGGCCAAGGATCCGATGGCCGCGAACATTATGGCTCGGCATTACCAAAACCGCGGCAAGCGATACGACGAGGCGCTGCGTCTCTATGAGTTCGCGTGCGAGGGCGGGGTGGCGGTCGGATGCTCGAACGCCGGGTGGATGTACGCCAAAGCGTACGGCGTGGTGCAAAACGACGCCCGCGCCGAAGCGCTGTATCGCCGTGCTTGCGACGACGGCGAGTTTTACGGCTGCAACAATTTAGGTTGGATGTACGCCAACGGGCGGATCGGCGAAAAGGACGTCGTCCAGGGCGCCGCCTTCTACCGCCGCGCCTGTGAAAAGGGAAGCGGCCGCGCCTGCACCAACCTCGGTATCTTGTTGCGGGACAATGCCGCGCTCAATCCAAAGCAGAACGAGGTGCGCGACGCGTTCGAACGAGGGTGCGGGCTGCACAACAGCTCGGGCTGCAACGAGTTGGGGCGGATGTTTGAAAACGGCGAAGGCGTCGGGGAAGACTTCGAGAAGGCCCGTCGCTATTACGCCGCGGCCTGCGACGAGGGTGAGGCGGTAGGCTGCACGAATCTCGGCTACCTATACAGTCAAGGAAAGGGTGTGGCGGTAGACGCGAAAAAAGCCGCGTTCCTTTATGAAGAAGGATGCGACGACGGCAGCGATCTGGCCTGCAATAACCTGGGTTGGCTGTGCCGCGAAGGGCGAGGCGTCGAGCAGGATTTCAAGCGGGCGTACAAGCTGTTTGTGGAGGCTTGCGCGAATGACCTGGCACTGGCCTGCGCCAACTTGGGGCTTTTGTTCGAACACGGACAGGGCATCGATCGCGACGTGGCCAAGGCGATCAATCTATACTTGCACGCCTGCGAAAAAGGCAACGACTACGGCTGCGACCAACTCAAAGGCGCGCACGCAAGAGGTCTCATCGCCTCCATGGATGCCGAGGACGCGCAACGCGCCTACCGCAAACTTTGCCAACTTGGCGAAACAAATGCCTGCGGCAAAGTGAAATAG
- a CDS encoding metallophosphoesterase, whose amino-acid sequence MKKTHFLAVVTLATAAILIGYSVTWAVGPVLLDPSKRGVSVVWEGTGQGEILYGLSEDSLDQSLAVQSEDIGVFRGKIECLKPDTQYFYQVRSLLYESDVYSFMTGVEPETPFRFVAFGDTRTNRPEHEAVIEAIRAEAVPFVLHNGDLVDIAVFVWEWDEFFDIEHRMLRESVFVPVMGNHEMWAGQPFFRRYFNTPDHGDATSSVYSFQYGNTFFINLDIARLYTPGSDQYGWLVDQLILAESIPSVKHCVVQAHFPPYSASNHGSDVDVMLYRTTIAPLLTNFGVDLVFGGHDHNYQHNQVEGVDYFVLGGGGAPLYGVDPEAWTIAYERSNNYLVIDVNGEVINLTAKRADGTIIEEYMLENDFGGQGIGEELPVPCADGDWDEDGLTDGEEYAGCTDPYDADTDGDGYNDGDEVLAGTDPCDENSYPGSGDDDDDDNDDNDDDTGGDDDDDDDNDDDTGGDDDDDDDNDNDDDDDDDDNNDDNDDDDDDSGCGC is encoded by the coding sequence ATGAAAAAAACGCATTTCTTGGCAGTTGTAACTCTCGCTACAGCGGCGATATTAATTGGATATTCCGTCACTTGGGCGGTCGGCCCGGTTCTCTTGGATCCCAGCAAGCGCGGCGTGTCGGTTGTGTGGGAAGGGACGGGGCAGGGCGAGATCCTCTACGGTCTTTCCGAGGATAGTCTCGACCAATCGTTGGCGGTGCAATCCGAGGACATCGGCGTATTTCGCGGCAAAATCGAGTGCCTCAAGCCCGATACGCAGTACTTCTATCAAGTGCGCTCGTTGCTGTATGAATCCGACGTTTACAGTTTCATGACCGGCGTCGAGCCGGAAACACCCTTCCGCTTTGTGGCCTTTGGCGATACGCGCACCAATCGCCCCGAGCATGAGGCGGTGATTGAAGCGATACGCGCCGAAGCCGTGCCTTTTGTGCTGCACAACGGCGACTTGGTCGACATCGCGGTTTTCGTATGGGAGTGGGACGAGTTTTTCGACATCGAGCACCGCATGCTGCGTGAGTCGGTATTTGTGCCGGTGATGGGCAATCACGAGATGTGGGCCGGGCAACCCTTCTTCCGTCGCTATTTCAATACGCCGGACCACGGCGACGCCACATCGTCGGTTTATTCTTTTCAGTACGGCAATACCTTCTTCATCAATTTGGACATTGCGCGGTTGTATACGCCGGGATCGGATCAATACGGCTGGCTGGTCGACCAACTCATCCTGGCCGAGAGCATCCCGAGCGTCAAACACTGCGTCGTGCAGGCGCACTTTCCGCCGTATTCCGCCTCCAACCACGGGTCCGATGTCGACGTGATGCTTTACCGCACGACCATCGCGCCGCTGCTTACGAATTTCGGCGTCGACCTGGTGTTCGGCGGTCACGACCACAATTACCAGCACAATCAAGTCGAAGGTGTTGATTACTTCGTGCTCGGCGGCGGCGGCGCCCCGCTCTACGGTGTAGACCCCGAAGCGTGGACGATCGCGTACGAACGCTCCAACAACTACCTCGTAATCGACGTGAACGGCGAAGTGATCAACCTCACCGCCAAACGCGCCGACGGCACGATCATCGAAGAATACATGCTCGAAAACGATTTCGGCGGGCAGGGAATCGGCGAAGAATTGCCGGTGCCGTGCGCCGATGGCGATTGGGACGAGGATGGCTTGACCGACGGCGAGGAATACGCCGGCTGCACCGATCCTTACGACGCCGACACCGACGGCGACGGCTACAACGACGGTGACGAGGTTCTCGCCGGGACCGATCCGTGCGACGAAAACTCCTATCCCGGTTCCGGCGACGATGACGACGACGATAACGACGACAATGACGACGACACCGGCGGCGACGACGATGATGACGACGACAATGACGACGACACCGGCGGCGACGACGATGATGACGACGATAACGACAATGACGATGATGATGACGACGACGATAACAACGACGATAACGACGATGATGACGACGACAGCGGCTGCGGCTGCTGA
- a CDS encoding NifB/NifX family molybdenum-iron cluster-binding protein, protein MKIAITCSGNNLDAPVDPRFGRASSFIIYEDETGEFELVSNEQNLQASQGAGVQAGQNIVATGAQALISGHVGPKAYHVLKTAGVSIYLSEAGTVREAIDALRAGRLQQAQGADRPGHWG, encoded by the coding sequence ATGAAAATTGCCATCACATGTTCCGGCAACAATTTGGACGCGCCGGTGGACCCCCGGTTCGGGCGCGCGTCGTCGTTTATAATTTATGAGGACGAAACCGGAGAATTCGAACTCGTGTCCAACGAGCAAAATTTACAGGCGTCACAAGGCGCCGGCGTGCAGGCGGGGCAAAACATCGTCGCAACCGGCGCTCAGGCACTGATCAGCGGCCACGTGGGGCCCAAGGCCTATCACGTGTTGAAGACTGCCGGTGTTTCTATTTATCTATCCGAAGCCGGAACGGTGCGCGAAGCGATTGACGCCTTGCGTGCCGGCCGGTTACAGCAAGCACAGGGCGCCGACCGCCCCGGTCACTGGGGCTAA
- a CDS encoding ATP-binding protein produces the protein MKQVAILSGKGGTGKTTLTASFAALAKRPVVADCDVEAADLALLIPPTNKKVNEFHAGFKAIVNRAACTRCGVCVGVCRFNAISPDIVIDPLRCEGCGVCVDYCPEHAIFEDEQLAGHWYEADTEFGPMLYAQIDAGQENSGKLVAQVRKRALERAEEGGHEIVLIDGPPGIGCPVISALTGVDLVVLVTEPSPSGLHDLDRVLELTRHFKIPALVVLNKADLALDYAAHMVECIEANGARLIGRLPYDQSALEAVAAAEPVVRHGTGPLTTAIEDVWKVIEEELTTAN, from the coding sequence ATGAAACAGGTCGCGATCCTCAGCGGGAAGGGCGGCACGGGCAAAACGACGTTGACGGCTTCGTTTGCGGCGTTGGCCAAGCGGCCGGTCGTGGCCGATTGCGACGTGGAAGCGGCCGATTTGGCTTTGCTGATACCGCCGACGAACAAAAAGGTGAACGAGTTTCACGCCGGTTTCAAGGCGATCGTTAATCGAGCCGCGTGCACGCGTTGCGGGGTATGTGTCGGCGTTTGTCGTTTCAACGCGATTTCGCCGGACATCGTTATCGATCCGCTGCGTTGCGAAGGCTGCGGCGTGTGCGTCGATTACTGCCCCGAGCACGCGATCTTCGAAGACGAGCAGTTGGCGGGGCATTGGTACGAAGCCGACACGGAGTTCGGCCCCATGCTGTATGCGCAAATCGACGCCGGGCAGGAGAATTCCGGCAAGCTCGTGGCGCAGGTGCGCAAACGCGCGCTGGAAAGGGCCGAAGAGGGCGGGCACGAGATCGTGCTCATCGACGGCCCCCCGGGTATCGGTTGTCCGGTAATTTCGGCGTTGACCGGAGTGGATTTGGTCGTGTTGGTCACCGAGCCTTCGCCTTCGGGCTTGCACGACTTGGACCGCGTTCTGGAACTGACCCGCCATTTCAAGATCCCCGCGCTCGTCGTGCTCAACAAGGCCGACTTGGCGCTGGACTATGCCGCGCACATGGTCGAATGTATCGAAGCAAACGGTGCCCGGCTGATCGGCCGTCTGCCGTATGACCAAAGCGCGTTGGAGGCCGTCGCCGCTGCCGAACCGGTCGTGCGGCACGGCACCGGTCCCCTGACAACCGCCATTGAAGACGTGTGGAAAGTGATCGAAGAGGAACTTACCACTGCCAATTGA
- a CDS encoding iron-sulfur cluster carrier protein MrpORP, with translation MSQQQPNGPNMEARQQEDQRIQESLGKIKHTILVMSGKGGVGKSTVAVNLAVALQHAGQKVGLMDVDLHGPTVPVLLGLTKARPAVLGDKLIPMAHTSGLAMVSIGNLLDIDDRAVIWRGPKKIGAIRQFIGDVEWGELDYLIIDSPPGTGDEPLTIAQTIPHAQALIVTTPQEVSLADVRKSINFCQTVEMPILGIIENMSGFLCPSCGHVEPIFGAGGGGELARKLQLRFLGAVPIDPNIVRGGDKGLVFVEEADGSSAAHAFTAIIAEVQQNIGEPAAPAGGETKADAEPEPTDAAPTDAAPTDAAPAAGEVVVVVPTHGGSLTNHFGHADAMTFFTVRDGAIVDEKVLTPPDHSPGVLPPWVAEQGGTVIIAGGMGSRAQEMFRNSGVQVMVGAPAIEARAVVEQFLSGTLATGSNVCDH, from the coding sequence GTGTCACAGCAACAACCGAACGGGCCGAACATGGAAGCCCGGCAACAGGAAGATCAACGTATTCAGGAGTCGTTAGGTAAAATTAAGCACACGATTCTCGTGATGAGCGGGAAAGGCGGAGTGGGCAAGTCGACGGTGGCAGTCAACCTGGCCGTGGCGCTGCAGCACGCAGGCCAGAAGGTGGGGCTGATGGACGTGGATTTACACGGGCCCACCGTGCCGGTTTTACTGGGGTTAACTAAAGCCCGGCCCGCCGTGCTGGGGGATAAACTCATTCCGATGGCCCACACGTCGGGCCTCGCGATGGTGTCGATAGGTAACCTGCTGGACATCGACGACCGCGCGGTGATCTGGCGCGGGCCGAAAAAGATCGGCGCCATTCGGCAGTTTATCGGCGACGTGGAGTGGGGCGAACTCGACTACCTGATCATTGATTCCCCTCCGGGAACCGGCGACGAACCGCTGACGATCGCGCAGACGATCCCTCACGCTCAGGCGTTGATTGTCACGACGCCGCAGGAAGTCAGCTTGGCCGACGTGCGCAAGTCCATCAATTTCTGCCAGACCGTCGAGATGCCCATTTTGGGGATTATCGAAAACATGAGCGGCTTCCTGTGTCCATCCTGCGGCCACGTGGAACCCATTTTCGGCGCGGGCGGCGGCGGCGAACTGGCGCGTAAGCTACAGTTGCGTTTTCTGGGCGCTGTGCCGATCGATCCAAACATCGTGCGCGGCGGCGATAAAGGACTCGTGTTCGTGGAAGAAGCCGACGGCTCTTCAGCGGCGCACGCTTTCACGGCGATCATTGCGGAAGTCCAACAGAATATTGGCGAGCCCGCGGCCCCGGCCGGTGGGGAAACCAAGGCTGACGCCGAGCCCGAACCCACAGACGCGGCTCCCACAGACGCGGCTCCCACAGACGCGGCTCCCGCAGCGGGCGAGGTGGTCGTGGTTGTACCGACGCACGGCGGCAGTTTGACGAATCACTTCGGTCACGCCGACGCGATGACGTTTTTCACGGTGAGGGACGGCGCGATCGTCGATGAAAAGGTTTTAACGCCCCCCGATCACTCGCCCGGCGTGTTACCGCCGTGGGTGGCCGAGCAGGGCGGCACGGTAATCATCGCCGGCGGCATGGGCAGTCGAGCGCAGGAGATGTTCCGTAACAGCGGCGTGCAGGTCATGGTCGGTGCGCCGGCCATTGAGGCGCGGGCGGTTGTCGAACAATTCTTGAGCGGCACCCTGGCGACGGGATCCAACGTCTGCGATCACTAG
- a CDS encoding protease inhibitor I42 family protein: protein MMKKTAAAAVSSWLVILLLTAAALAAGDAPRLTDADNGREITLAAGAVTHVTLLANAGTGYVWQVVSSDAGVVEVGKHDVKVDHAPGLVGGPIHYVFPLTAKKPGRATLTATFFRPWEKDTPPAKTVTINVVVGE, encoded by the coding sequence ATGATGAAGAAGACGGCGGCGGCTGCGGTCTCTAGCTGGCTGGTGATCCTGCTGTTAACTGCTGCGGCACTGGCCGCGGGCGACGCGCCGCGATTAACCGACGCGGACAACGGCCGGGAAATCACGCTGGCCGCCGGGGCCGTAACGCACGTTACGCTGCTGGCCAACGCGGGCACCGGCTACGTGTGGCAGGTTGTCTCCAGCGACGCGGGCGTGGTGGAAGTCGGCAAGCACGACGTGAAGGTCGACCACGCGCCCGGCCTCGTTGGCGGGCCGATTCACTATGTCTTTCCCCTCACCGCCAAAAAGCCCGGCCGCGCCACGCTCACCGCGACCTTTTTCCGCCCCTGGGAAAAGGACACGCCTCCTGCCAAAACCGTCACGATCAACGTGGTGGTGGGCGAGTAG
- a CDS encoding tryptophanase — protein MRDCEWPAFEPYKTKMVEAIPITTASQRRAAAERAKYNLFKLRAREVTIDLLTDSGTAAMSDRQWSRIMLGDESYAGAESFLVFQDTVRRITGMQQVLPTHQGRAAENLLFTAMVKPGDIVPNNMHFDTTEANVITKGGQALNLPCGEASDITADKPFKGNMDTERLEQVLTEHKGEVPLVIMTVTNNSAGGQPASMANVREVSRICHRHKVPLFLDCARYAENCWFIKHREPGYHDKSVEDIAHEMFGHADGALMSAKKDAYVNIGGFLAMRNHELKMKVAEYMVVVEGFVTYGGMAGRDMEAVAQGLQEGLDEQILTARIGQVTRLADRLTELGIPTLQPAGGHAVFLDVKRMLPHIPQSQLPGQALTVELYLEGGVRSVEIGTVMFAHADPETGEMLYPDLELVRLAIPRRVYSDNHMEHVARTCRCVLDRAEKIRGMRFTYSPPRLKHFLAHFDWVQ, from the coding sequence ATGAGAGACTGCGAATGGCCCGCCTTTGAGCCCTACAAAACGAAAATGGTCGAAGCGATTCCCATCACCACCGCCAGCCAGCGGCGAGCCGCCGCCGAACGCGCCAAGTACAATCTGTTTAAGCTCCGCGCCCGGGAAGTGACCATCGACCTGCTCACCGACAGCGGCACGGCCGCCATGAGCGACCGGCAGTGGAGCCGCATCATGCTCGGCGACGAATCCTACGCGGGCGCCGAAAGTTTCCTGGTTTTCCAAGACACCGTGCGCCGCATCACCGGCATGCAGCAGGTCCTGCCGACCCACCAGGGCCGCGCGGCTGAAAACCTGTTGTTCACGGCCATGGTCAAGCCGGGCGATATCGTGCCCAACAACATGCATTTCGACACCACCGAAGCCAACGTCATCACCAAAGGCGGCCAGGCGCTCAACCTGCCTTGCGGCGAAGCGTCGGATATCACCGCCGACAAGCCTTTCAAGGGCAATATGGATACCGAGCGGCTCGAACAGGTGCTCACCGAGCACAAGGGCGAGGTGCCGCTGGTGATCATGACCGTCACCAACAACAGCGCCGGCGGCCAACCGGCGAGCATGGCCAACGTGCGGGAAGTCAGCCGTATCTGCCACCGGCACAAGGTGCCCTTATTTCTCGATTGCGCCCGCTACGCCGAGAACTGCTGGTTCATCAAGCACCGCGAACCCGGCTACCACGACAAGAGCGTCGAGGATATCGCCCACGAAATGTTCGGCCACGCCGACGGCGCGTTGATGAGCGCCAAGAAAGACGCCTACGTCAACATCGGCGGCTTCCTGGCGATGCGCAACCACGAGCTGAAGATGAAAGTCGCCGAGTACATGGTGGTCGTCGAAGGCTTCGTCACCTACGGCGGCATGGCCGGACGCGACATGGAAGCCGTGGCGCAGGGCCTGCAGGAAGGCCTCGACGAGCAGATCCTTACCGCGCGTATTGGGCAAGTCACGCGGCTGGCCGACCGCCTGACCGAACTGGGCATACCCACCCTGCAACCGGCCGGCGGCCACGCGGTGTTCCTTGACGTCAAACGCATGCTGCCGCATATCCCGCAAAGCCAACTACCCGGCCAGGCGCTGACCGTCGAACTGTACCTGGAAGGCGGCGTGCGGAGCGTGGAGATCGGCACGGTGATGTTCGCCCATGCCGATCCGGAAACCGGCGAGATGTTGTACCCCGACCTGGAACTAGTGCGCCTGGCGATCCCGCGCCGCGTTTACAGCGACAACCACATGGAACACGTGGCGCGCACCTGCCGCTGCGTGCTGGACCGCGCCGAGAAAATCCGCGGTATGCGCTTTACCTACAGCCCCCCGCGGCTGAAACACTTCCTCGCCCACTTCGATTGGGTGCAATAA